CTAGCTTAAAATTGAGCTAATTTCTTAGGCCAAtattgatttttatttattatatgcaAAATATATTGTGTTCCAATTAATAAaggggcttactatttaccgccccatattactcaaaatcgCCCTAATATTTTACCCATATACCCCCTTTATTTACCCCCTCATTTTAGCATTTATCATTATCCTTTACCTTTTCCCTTTTTACCGCCCACCCTAAACATAATGTGAAATAATTTTTACATGGCCGAGACTACCGGTGGAACATCAAATTCACAAGAGGACTTTTTTCGGAAAAAAATATtcagaaacttatgcatttctagtttgtaccatggtacagacttatgaagtttaagcctgtaccatggtacagacttatgagttttgagctccgaccatggtatagacttatgtAGTTTAAGCccgtaccatggaaggagcttaaacttcataagtgtataccatggtcggagctcaaaactcataagtctactatttaatgttttgatttgttgttaAATTTGATGTAATTTGTTTCGGAGAAAAGATTAAGAGACTTATGCatcttaagcttgtaccatggtacagacttatgaattttaagctcgtaccatggcaggagcttaaaatgcataagtctatgccatggtgtgagcttaaaatgcataagtctatgccatggtgtgagcttaaaatgcataagtatatgccatggtgtgagcttaaaatgcataagtctctaccatggtgtaaacttaaaatgcataagtttgtggaatcaaaattaaattagtatttttttaatttattgattaatGTACTTATTGACAAATAAAATTGCTTGgtttaaataaatttttttatggGTGTATGGTGGTGGTTTGGATGAAGATACTTTCTCTCTTCAAAATAGATGGGGTAATTAATTTGGGAGAAAAGTTTCATTATATAAGGATATTAAAGTAAAATAGtggggcggttttgagtaatgtGGGGCGGCTTTTAGCGCTCCACTTAATAAATCATAACATGTTATGTATATGAACTTCCGAACTAAACTTACTAATTGTCgacgtctttttttttttaatcaatttcCTTTATAACTATAAAATCGAATATTATCCAGACCATATAGTTTTCAGACTTAATATTGTCCACTGTCTGGGAGTGAACTCGACTTGAATTTTAGTCGCCCCGATAATTATCCGAGTTAAATTTGACCCTAACCCGAAATTTCCGCTACAATATCGGcttaaacccgactcgataagacccAAACCAAAAATGAAACCAAACTCGAATATGACTTGACCCGAACCCGCCCGGTATACGAAATGGAAAAACAACGCGATATAATCCGGCCGAAAACCAACTCGATTGAACCCAACATGAACTCTGATGATAAAGTAATTCAACACGACCCGATTGATCATAACCTGAATCGGATCCGTCTCGAGTAACCGTTTTAACTAACATGTCTAGTATGGgaaaaatttgccaaatacaacctaataaagttatctatttgccaattacaacctcaaatatttattttttccaattacaaccttaaacttatacatctattttaaattacaacccgaaattattttccggcaaaaatcaacggaagatgatgtcataatgttattaaaaaaatagttACATATTTTCTATAAAGAAATTAATTctataaataagaattaaaacaaaaaaataaaataatcgaaaaaatattatttttttacagatattatgtggttcatgatttttttaaaataatgttatgACATCATTTTTCGGTGATTTTTACCGGAAAATggtttcgggttgtaatttaaaatagatgtacaagtttaaggttgtaattggcaaaaattagaaatttgaggttgtaattgacaaatagAGATCTTTATTaatccctccgtctctttttgttttttacgtctggtatttttcacgcgttttaacgattaattaatttgcatcgagattcctcaaaacttttatttaaacaagataaattacgtttattaataatgttttcacttttatcaaaattatgatattggaaaatgagaaaatcttaatggaaaagtgtgaaaaatttaatgtcctaatgaatttaattggttaaaatcataattgaacacaaattttgatagaataataagtgataatataaaagaaaatgtaaataacattttgaaatacccaaaataaaaatgtaaaaaacaaaaagagacggagggagtacctatATTTATAATTCGTCTCTTAGCCTTCCGCATTGAGGTGTTGACCATTactttttgattgaaaatttgaccggtttttttggaaaatttagATTATGATGGTTATAAAAACAAGGTGGGTGGTTTTCAATGCCCTAGAATAAGTAAAGCCGGCATATCTTCCCACGGACTTCCGTCTTCCTACCTATTCTTCTTTTTCCTCCATTTTACCCCGTTAAAATCGACCTTTTACAACCTCATAAACTGCAACTCTTTAACTATGGCTACCCTCTATCATTATCTTAGAACTTCTTACTGTACGGGGTGTTTTACCGGCACCACCTGGTACCGGTAGAACTCCCCGTATGTAAACTTAACCTGCAGGTAATCTGGTCATCTTAGGTAAATATCCTCTACCGGCATTATTTGCAATACAACCTACCGGCATTATCATGAAGACAACCAACCAAGGGtcactatcaacaggtcgctatctaaccacaagggacctaccagatcgtacccttggattggtctatataaggagcacctcatttattgctatgaggtacacaaacacataaacacacttctttcttactcCCTAATCATCTCctaatcatctcttaatctctcagtaatcttacttaagcatcggagggggatcctcgaaccacccccgagactagttaatccattctgttgtgcagatatcaaccggcaatctcgacaggaatccagtatcccacagtcagctttctcattccacacccggaacaattggcgctagaaggaggggaccttATCCCTTGAAACGGTAGAACAGTCAGCATGGATTTCTCACAGAAAGACggtaaaaaatcaaagaaaagtcaAGAAAAAGCAACAACCCCACAACCGGCGACAACCTCCAAGTTTCAACCCTCACTTCTAAACCCCGTCCATCCGTCACAAGCACAATCAGTTATCAGCCCAATAACAAAAAACACCCCGATACCGGCACAAAGGGAATTTACAGTGGAGAACGACGATGAGTTAGAAATAGAAAGCCCTGCCAGAGAGCAACCGAAAACTCCGCTGGAGCAGACGCTGCAGGAGCGCCTGTCTCCCCTGTCGGAAGTATTCACGGGAGAGCAATTGAAAACACTGTCAGCGGTGATGGCCGCTTTGTCAGAGCTACCAGCCTCGCAACAGCCAGGGTCAGTCGGCAGTCTAAGAAAGACCAGGTCGGCGGTCCCCCAGTTACCTGTTAGGGATCTCCTAACCGCCCTGAATCAAGAAAACACCCCAGAAAAAAGAAAGCGCTCGGATCCGGCGGAAACAGAATGGCCTGAAACAGAGCAAGTCCCCATCGCGGAATACGAACGAAAAGCGCCGGTTCCACAGATAGCTAGACGGCAGACAATCCAGCCAAAGGATTCTCCCCTGTGCCGAGAAATCCTAGAAGAAAGGATGGAAAGGATAAAAATCCCGACAGGAAGATACGATGGGACGACAGATCCGGAGGATCATTGCACCACATTCGAACAGCACATGATGTTGTACACTGATTCCGATGCCATGTGGTGCAAGGTATTCCCATCCACACTCCTAGGAGTTGCAGCAAGCTGGTATAAGGGCATAGAGGCACACTCCATATACAGTTTTCGACAGCTGCAGGCGTCGTTTTTGTCACGATTTGTGAGCaaacagaagagaaagaaatcATCGGGAGAGTTGATGTCGTTCGCTCAAAGAGATAGAGAGCCGTTAAGGGATTATCTTACCCGCTTTAACAACGAGTCAATCACTATTCCCAATTTGCAGCAGGAGGTTGCTGTTCTGGCTCTTATGAGGGGAATGCAAGAGTGCGAATTCAAGAAATATCTCAGCCGGAAGTCATACACCAATCTGGGTGACGTCCTGCACAAGGCCAACGAGTACATCAGGGGGGATGAAATGATGAAGATCTCCAATGTGGTAGTGGCAACCGGCGGAAATGTCGGGTACAATCCAGGCTATAACTCACAGACGGGAAAAGGAGGAAACAATTTTCATCAGAGCAATAATCAGCAAGGGGCAGGGcagagaaaccagaataacagaAATGCCAATCCACAAGGGCAAAGAAGCCGGCAAGACAGAAGGGAGTCCAGAGGACTCTTCGATAACTACACTCCGCTGAACACACCGCGGACGgcaatttataacataaacaaCAAGATGGATGGCTGGAGAAGGCCGCCACCAATGCAGAGTAGGGAAAGGAATGTCAAGAAATTCTGTGACTTCCATAATGAGCACGGGCACCTAACAGAGGACTGCAGAGACctcaaagacaacattgaggatatGGTCAGAAAGGGGTATTTCTCACAGTATAGGGCAAGGCAGGGAAATGGTAACAACAACTCGGTGGGAGGAAACCCTACCAATTCATACCGACCACAAcagcaaaatcaacaacaataccCTAGAATCGAGCAACCATATCAGCCGCCTAGAATCGAGCAAAAACAGCCGGAAACCAGTGCCAGAGCAGAACAGAGGGATGGCGGGAAAAAACCACCCGTGTATGTAATTTCTGGCGGCCCAGTCCACGGAGGGACAATAAGCGGCGCCAGTAGAAGCTTGGAGGAACACAGGCACATGGTAAACTTTCATAACACAAGAGTGTGGCCTAACCCACCCAGCATACCAGTGATGACGTTCTCAGAATCGGATTGCAGAGGCATCATTTTCCCGCATGATGACCCACTAGTTCTTACAATTGATATAGCAAATGCCGATGTGAACAGAGTACTGGTAGACGGCGGCAGCTCATCAAACATCATCTTCTGGGAAGCTTTCAAACAATTGCACATACCAGAGGATGAACTTCAAAGGGTGAACTACCCAGTAATCGGTTCCTCAGGATCTACAGTGTACCCAGAGGGTAGTATAAGGCTGCCGGTGAAAATCGGAGAAGGATCCGAAATGCGAGATCTCATGGTGGATTTCCTAATCATTAAAGTGCCAGCGGCCTACAATGTGATCATTGGTCGCCCATTCATACATGACGTGCAGGCGGTAGTCTCCACCTATCACTTGAGAATGATATATATGTCGAACCTGGAAAGGCCGGCAAAGATAAGGGGAAGTCAGTTGGCGGCAAGGTCCTGTTACTTGACTGCTTTGAGAACACCGGGAAGAATGGTCCCAGAAGTGAACCTGACTACTGAGCC
This sequence is a window from Spinacia oleracea cultivar Varoflay chromosome 1, BTI_SOV_V1, whole genome shotgun sequence. Protein-coding genes within it:
- the LOC110796249 gene encoding uncharacterized protein, which produces MDFSQKDGKKSKKSQEKATTPQPATTSKFQPSLLNPVHPSQAQSVISPITKNTPIPAQREFTVENDDELEIESPAREQPKTPLEQTLQERLSPLSEVFTGEQLKTLSAVMAALSELPASQQPGSVGSLRKTRSAVPQLPVRDLLTALNQENTPEKRKRSDPAETEWPETEQVPIAEYERKAPVPQIARRQTIQPKDSPLCREILEERMERIKIPTGRYDGTTDPEDHCTTFEQHMMLYTDSDAMWCKVFPSTLLGVAASWYKGIEAHSIYSFRQLQASFLSRFVSKQKRKKSSGELMSFAQRDREPLRDYLTRFNNESITIPNLQQEVAVLALMRGMQECEFKKYLSRKSYTNLGDVLHKANEYIRGDEMMKISNVVVATGGNVGYNPGYNSQTGKGGNNFHQSNNQQGAGQRNQNNRNANPQGQRSRQDRRESRGLFDNYTPLNTPRTAIYNINNKMDGWRRPPPMQSRERNVKKFCDFHNEHGHLTEDCRDLKDNIEDMVRKGYFSQYRARQGNGNNNSVGGNPTNSYRPQQQNQQQYPRIEQPYQPPRIEQKQPETSARAEQRDGGKKPPVYVISGGPVHGGTISGASRSLEEHRHMVNFHNTRVWPNPPSIPVMTFSESDCRGIIFPHDDPLVLTIDIANADVNRVLVDGGSSSNIIFWEAFKQLHIPEDELQRVNYPVIGSSGSTVYPEGSIRLPVKIGEGSEMRDLMVDFLIIKVPAAYNVIIGRPFIHDVQAVVSTYHLRMIYMSNLERPAKIRGSQLAARSCYLTALRTPGRMVPEVNLTTEPARQEIHLTTKPARQEQLSRRKSCTKRGRTDLNMEHFDERPVSAPRPMPDGLTENIELEAGNMDRTVVIGTEMGSDMKVNLISLLREHADIFAFSADEMPGIDPEIMVHRLNADRNVRPVRQKKRNFSTEKMTAIQEEVDKLLAAGFIEPCDYPEWLANVVMVKKSSGSWRMCVDFTNLNRACPKDFYPLPRIDRLVDSTSGHAMLSFLDAFSGYHQVSLHKSDRKKAAFITDA